A window of Cucurbita pepo subsp. pepo cultivar mu-cu-16 chromosome LG06, ASM280686v2, whole genome shotgun sequence contains these coding sequences:
- the LOC111797190 gene encoding gamma-glutamylcyclotransferase 2-1-like, translating into MVFWVFGYGSLVWNPGFEFDEKIIGYIKDYKRVFDLACIDHRGTPENPARTLTLEQEEEAICWGAAYCVRGTPERETTAMEYLEHRECEYDQKTLVNFYKEESSLEPALTGVIVFTSTPDKEVNKYYLGPAPLNDMARQIATAAGPCGNNRDYIFMLEKALFNIGHEEEMVIELANEVRKVLDLLENGISRENKLLGAAPHVVLKSHISSLELQPLPEAIATDS; encoded by the exons ATGGTGTTTTGGGTGTTTGGATATGGCTCACTGGTTTGGAATCCaggatttgaatttgatgagaAAATTATAGGTTATATCAAGGATTATAAGCGCGTTTTCGATCTCG CATGCATTGATCACAGAGGTACGCCAGAAAATCCTGCTAGAACTCTCACGTTGGaacaggaagaagaagcaattTGT TGGGGAGCAGCTTACTGTGTGCGGGGGACTCCTGAAAGGGAAACAACTGCAATGGAG TATTTAGAACATAGAGAATGTGAATATGATCAAAAGACACTCGTTAACTTCTACAAG GAAGAGAGCTCTCTTGAGCCAGCCCTTACAGGAGTAATTGT TTTCACATCGACTCCGGACAAAGAAGTGAACAAATACTACCTGGGTCCAGCTCCGTTAAACGACATGGCTAG ACAAATTGCTACTGCTGCTGGGCCTTGTGGAAACAATAGGGATTATATTTTCATGTTAGAGAAGGCATTGTTTAACATAG GTCACGAGGAGGAAATGGTGATCGAGCTCGCTAACGAGGTGAGAAAAGTTCTCGATCTCCTCGAGAATGGTATCTCAAGGGAGAACAAACTGCTCGGAGCAGCGCCCCACGTAGTACTCAAGTCGCACATATCGTCCTTAGAACTACAACCGCTTCCAGAAGCCATAGCCACAGATTCCTAA